A portion of the Edaphobacter lichenicola genome contains these proteins:
- a CDS encoding cation-efflux pump: MSTTAKPEQAATPHGAKRSAALFSVLAAFAVTLLKLVTGLLTGSLGMLSEAAHSGIDLIAAGITLFSVQVSDRPADADHTYGHGKIESLSAAIESVLMLASCVWILTEAIRRIAHREHLALKLSIWPFAVLLLSITVDYTRSRKLHRIAAETKSDALEADAIHFRTDIWSSTAVLLGLAASYIGERFQIPQLELADPIAAIIVSGIILWVTWNLARRTIDALTDATPIETRAQARDMMREVAAIDGVISVDRIRTRRSGPDYFADVTLGLPRNLTFQRTEQITMAATAAVRRHLPGADVVVHSIPTASIAESLHDRIRAVAARSNLAIHDVSVQEYNHELHVEQHLEVDETMSLSAAHALVTQLESDIRREIPEISTILTHIESEPATIERPASLERDRQLEVRLRRAAAAFPEILDIHEVFVTRSHSGGADRIQVNCHCTLPDNLPMSQVHEIITALENAFKLDCPEVSRLLIHPEPATDNRR; the protein is encoded by the coding sequence ATGAGCACAACGGCCAAGCCCGAACAAGCCGCGACCCCTCACGGTGCCAAGCGCTCCGCCGCACTCTTCTCCGTTCTCGCCGCCTTTGCCGTCACTCTCCTCAAGCTCGTCACCGGCCTCCTCACCGGCTCCCTCGGCATGCTCTCCGAGGCCGCCCACTCCGGCATCGACCTCATCGCCGCCGGCATCACCCTCTTCTCCGTCCAGGTCTCCGACCGCCCCGCCGACGCCGACCACACCTACGGCCACGGCAAGATCGAAAGCCTCTCCGCCGCTATCGAATCCGTCCTCATGCTCGCCTCCTGCGTCTGGATCCTCACCGAAGCCATCCGCCGCATCGCCCATCGCGAGCACCTCGCGCTAAAGCTCTCCATCTGGCCCTTCGCCGTCCTCCTTCTCTCCATCACCGTCGACTACACCCGCTCTCGCAAGCTCCACCGCATCGCCGCCGAAACCAAGAGCGATGCCCTCGAAGCCGATGCCATCCACTTCCGCACTGACATCTGGTCTTCTACCGCGGTCCTCCTCGGCCTCGCCGCAAGCTATATCGGCGAGCGCTTCCAGATCCCCCAACTCGAACTCGCCGACCCCATCGCCGCCATCATCGTCTCTGGAATCATCCTCTGGGTCACCTGGAACCTCGCCCGTCGCACCATCGACGCCCTCACCGACGCCACTCCCATCGAAACCCGCGCCCAGGCCCGTGACATGATGCGAGAAGTCGCAGCCATCGACGGCGTCATCTCCGTCGACCGCATTCGCACCCGCCGCTCTGGCCCCGACTACTTCGCCGATGTCACCCTCGGTCTCCCCCGCAACCTCACCTTCCAGCGCACCGAACAGATCACCATGGCCGCTACCGCCGCCGTACGCCGCCATCTCCCAGGAGCCGACGTCGTCGTCCACTCCATCCCCACCGCATCCATCGCCGAAAGCCTCCACGACCGCATCCGCGCCGTCGCCGCACGCTCAAACCTCGCCATTCACGACGTCAGCGTCCAGGAGTACAACCACGAGCTTCACGTCGAGCAGCACCTCGAAGTCGACGAGACCATGTCTCTCAGCGCAGCTCACGCGCTGGTCACCCAACTCGAGTCCGACATCCGCCGCGAGATCCCCGAGATCTCCACCATCCTCACCCACATCGAAAGTGAGCCTGCCACCATCGAGCGCCCTGCTTCACTCGAGCGCGACCGCCAGCTCGAAGTCCGCCTCCGCCGCGCCGCCGCAGCCTTCCCCGAGATCCTCGACATTCACGAAGTCTTCGTCACTCGCAGCCACAGCGGCGGAGCCGACCGCATCCAGGTCAACTGCCACTGCACCCTCCCCGACAACCTCCCCATGTCACAAGTCCACGAGATCATCACCGCCCTCGAAAACGCCTTCAAACTCGACTGCCCCGAAGTCTCCCGTCTCCTCATCCACCCCGAGC